The segment TCGCATCGAGGCAGCGTTTGCCGAGTTCTGCGAGGTTCTGGCCCTTCGTCGTCTGCCAGAAGAAGGGTTCGAAGCTCTCGAAGCCCAGGCCGGCAATCTGGCCGATGCGCGCGGCGGCATCGCCCTTGTTGCCGCTGACCATGGTGCCGATGCGAATGGATTTTGCAGGGTTGCTCACGTCACTTCATCCTATGCTGAAATTTCGATGCGCCGGCCGCTCTTGGCGCTTTCGATCGCGCCGAAGACCATGGCTAGGCTTCTGATATTGTCGGAATTGACGGTTTCGGGCTGCTTGCCGGTGCGGATCGCCGCAATGAAGTCGGCGATGACGCTCGCGTGGCCGTGAGTTTCCTCGTCCCGCTCCGGACCGGGAACGTTTACGGAGGCAGCGCCGCGCAGAAGGCCGGGCTCTTCGCCGGCGATGGCCGCCTTGAAGGTCTCCTCGCCGTCCCAGGTGAGCATTCCCTTCGAGCCGACAAGCCGCCACTGGCTTTCCCAGCTGGTGCGCTCGCCCTCGGCGCACCATGAGCCGCGGTAGGTGAAAACGATGTCGTCGGAGAATTCGAAGATGGCATTGGCCGAGGCGCCGTGCCTGTACCAGGAACCCTTCGGATTGCGCTCGACGCAGTAGACGGCGAGCGGCTTCCTGTCGGCCACATAGCGCGCCGCATCGAAGGTATGAATCGCCATGTCGAGAAGAAGCACATTGTCCATCTCATCGCGGAAACCGCCGAAGTGCGGCGCGAGGAAGAAGTCGCAATGGATGCCGGTGAGTTCGCCGATCGCACCGCTTTCCACGAAACGGCGCAGGCGACGGACGCCGGATATGAATCGGCGGTTCTGGATGACGGCATGAATGCGGCCGGTCTCCGTCGCAAGATCGATCAATGCGGCACCTTCGGCAAGCGAAGCCGCCATCGGCTTTTCGCTGAGCACGTGGCAGCCGGCCTTGAGCGCCGTGGAAACGACATTATGACGCGCGGAGGGAATGACGATGTCGAAGACCAGATCGGCCTTCGTCTCGGCGATGATGTCGGAGAGATCCGAACCAATGACGGCGTCCTTGAGACCGAACTCGGCGGCGAGCTTCTCAGCCGTTTCCCGGCTCAGGTCGACGAGGCCGACGATGGCGATGGATTCGGCCAGAAGAGGGTTGGACGCAATGGCGCGCAACCAACCCTTGGACATAGCTCCGCACCCGCACAGAATGGCTCTGAATTTCACGATTTCCTCCGAAGGAATGGCGCCAACTCTCCTGGTGACACGCATCCCGTAAACGTTTACGAATGTAGGCGGAAACATTTTGCGATGTCAATAGAGGTCGATTGCGAAAGTGCGGACCGGAGGAAAATCGTCAGCAATGAAAGGCATACGTCAGCTTGCCGAACACCTTGATATTTCGATCGGCACGGTCTCCCGTGCGCTGAACGGCAAGCCTGACGTGAACGAGGAAACCCGCCGGCGCGTGCTGGCGGCGGCAGAGGAACTCGGCTACGTCGCCAATCAATCGGGGCGAAGTCTTCGGCAGGGTGAGACGAAGGTGATTGGCTTGATGATCGAATCGAGCCAGGAGGCAGTCGAAAATGCCGACAACTTCTTCCTCGGCGTCACCAGCGGCCTGCAGAGCGTTTTTGCTCGCCATAAGCTCGACCTCATCATGCTGCCTTGTCCGAGCGACGAGGATCCGCGCGAATATCTAAAGCGCATGGTGGCGCGGCGCGTCGTCGACGCGATGATCATCTCCAATACGCAGCGCATCGATCGGCGGGTCGATCTCCTCTCGCGGGCAAAGATCCCCTTCGTTGCCGTCGGCCGCAGCCTTTCGGCCAGCAGCTTTCCCTGGATCGACCTCGATTTCGAAGGTGTCGCCGAACGCGCTGTCGAGCGGCTGGTGGCGCGTGGCCATCGCCGGATCGCCATCACCACGCCCTCGAGCGAGGTCAACCTCGGTTACGTCTTTGTCGAGAGCTATCGCCGTGCACTTGAACGGCGCGGCATCGCCTTCGATCCGGCGCTCGTCATCCGTGTCAAGACGAGCGAACAGGGCGGCTATCAGGCGGCCCATGAACTGCTGCTGCTTGATGAGCGGCCAACGGCGGTGATCCTGATCTACGAGCTGATGGCGATCGGCCTTTACCGCCGCCTGATGGAAGCGGGCATTCTGCCCGGCCGCGACCTTGCGGTGATCGGCTTCCGCGATGCACCGCGCGCCCGGTTCCTGCAGCCCTCGCTCAGCTGTTTTCGCATGTCGCTCTACGATCTCGGCGTCGCACTCGGTCAGCTACTCCTCGCCAACATGCCGGCCTATCGGGATTTTTATCCCGATGGCGGCCGGAACATCATCTGGCCGCTGGAACTCGTGCCGGGGGAAAGTGACGCATTCGATCCCAGGACGGGGGAAAGGGAGTTCGAGCCGCAGCGCTTGAGCTTCGGCGACAGGACCGTCGAGTTCTGAACGGCATCCTCCCCGATACGAATATCGTTTCGGTCGCGACGCCCGCAGCAGTGCCTCATGCTTCCGATACAAAGAACCGATTTTCCGGCCTCGGCAGTCCGAGATGCTCGCGCAGCGTCGTGCCGTCATATTCACTACGGAACAAGCCGCGGCGCTGAAGCTCGGGAACCAGCCGCTCGGTGACGTCAAGGAGACCTTGCGGCAGATAGGGGAAGACGACATTGAAGCCGTCCGAGCCCTCCTCATCAAGCCATCGCTCCATCTCGTCGGCGATGCTGGCCGGCGTGCCGACGAAGGCAAGGCCGGCATAGCCCCCGTAACGCTGCGCCAGCTGGCGAACGGTCAGCTTTTCCTCGGCGGCGAGTTTCAACACCTGCGCCCGGCCGGTCTTGCTTGCATTGGTCTCGGGAATATCGGCCGGCAGCGGCGCGTCGGGATCGAAACCCGAGGCATCGTGGCCGAGCGCGATCGAGAGCGAGGCGATGGCACTGTCGTAGTGCACCAGGCTGTCGAGGGTAGCGCGTTTGGCGCGCGCCTCCTCGATACTGTCTCCGACGATAACGAAGGCGGCGGGCAGGATCTTCAGATGGTCGCGATTGCGGCCGATCGCTTCCATGCGACCCTTGATATCGGCATAAAGCGCCTTGCCGGCTGCAAGATCGCGCGGCGAACAGAAGACCATCTCGGCGGTTTCGGCCGCGAGTTGGCGACCCGGATCCGACTGGCCGGCCTGGACGATGACGGGCCAGCCCTGCGGCGGACGGGCAATGTTGAGCGGTCCGCGCACGCTCAGTTCCTCGCCCTTGTGAGCGAGCACATGCATCTTTTCCGGATCGAAGAACAGACCGCTTTCCCGGTCGCGGATGAAAGCGTCGTCGGCGAAGCTGTCCCAGAGGCCGGTCACGACATCATAGAACTCGCGCGCACGATGATAACGCTCGCCGTGTTCAATATGCTCATCGAGGCCGAAATTGAGCGCGGCGTCGGGGTTCGACGTCGTGACGATATTCCAGCCGGCGCGGCCGCCGCTGATATGGTCGAGCGAGGCAAAGCGCCGGGCGATGTGGTAGGGTTCGTCGAAGGTGGTGGAGGCGGTGGCGACGAGGCCGATGCGCTCCGTCACCGCCGCCAGTGCCGAGAGCAGCGTGAAGGGCTCGAAGGACGTGACGGTATGGCTGCGCCTCAGTGCCTCGACCGGCATGTTGAGCACGGCGAGGTGGTCGGCCATGAAGAAGGCGTCGAATTTCGCCCGTTCCAGCGCCTGCGCGAAAGATTTCAGATGCGCGAAATTGAAATTGGCGTCGGGGTAGGAACCTGGATAGCGCCACGCGCCGGTATGCAGGCTGACGGGACGCATGAAGGCGCCGAGGCGCAATTGCCGTGAACGGGTCATGATTTTCCTCATGGATCGGGCAAGGCGGCCGCCTACCCCGGGGGGTCTTGCTGCACCGTTGCGGTGGGGCACCGGATATCGGTTACGTAGGAGGCCGCGGAAACCAAATCGAGGCCGGCAGCGGCAATTCTGCGCAGGATTTTCAATTCGTCCCGACTTACGTCCTCATGCGAACAGCTCGACCGCACCACTTAATCGCGTCGGCCGAAAGCTGATAAGCAAACACTTTTCGTTTTCTATCGCATCTATAGAATTTGTGCTCTTATCTCGGCGCTCGAATTCTTTCACCGATAGGACCGTCAGAAGTGGAGACATCGATGAATACCGTGCTCAGGCAAGCAGACCAAATCCGGCCGGTGGCCGCCCGCATTGGCAGCGACGAGGAGGCGATCGCGACCGCCCGCCGGTTGGCGGAAGGCTTTGCTGCTCGTGCCGCCGAGCGCGACGCCGACCGGGTGCTGCCTTTTGCCGAACTCGATCTTCTCGCGCAGTCTGGCCTTCTGGCGGTCACCGTCCCGGCCCAGTATGGCGGGCTCGATGTCTCCAATGCGGTGCTTGCCGAGATCACTGCGATCCTGTCGGAGGCCGACAGTTCAATCGGCCAGATCCCCCAGAACCATTTCTATATTCTCGAAGCCTTGAGGACGGACGGAAGCGAGGAGCAGCAACGCTATTTCTTCGGCCGCGCGCTGGCCGGCGATCGTTTCGGCAACGCGCTTTCCGAGCGCGGCACGAAGACGGTCGGCCACTACAACACGCGCATCACCCGCGACGGACCGGGCTACCGGATCAACGGCCGTAAATTTTATTCCACAGGCGTGCTCTTTGCCGACTGGATTACCATCTTCGCGCTCGACGAGGAGGACCGGCTGACCATGGCCTTCGTGCCGAAGGGCACCGAGGGCGTCGAGATCGTCGACGATTGGGACGGCTTCGGCCAGCGCACCACCGGCAGCGGCACGACCGTCCTCGACAACGTCTATGTCAGCGCCGATTCCGTGGTGTTCCATCACAAGGGCTTCGAACGGCCGACCACGATCGGATCGGTCGGCCAGATCATCCACGCCGGCATCGATCTTGGCATCGCGCGGGCGGCTTTTGCCGAAACGATGGATTTCGTCAGAACGAAATCGCGCCCCTGGATGGACAGCGGCCTCGACCGCGCCTCCGACGATCCGCTGACGATCGCCAAGGTGGGGCAGATCGCCATCCGGCTCGAAGCCGCGACGGCGCTGGTGGAGCGGGCCGGCCACAAGGTCGATGCCGCGCAGGTCGAGACGACGGAGCAAAAGGTTATCGAGGCAACACTTGCCGTTGCCGCCGCCAAGGTTCTGACAACCGAGGTCGCGATCGAGGCGGCGAATACGCTCTTCGAGCTTGCCGGAACCTCGTCGGTGCAGGTCGGCCTCAATCTCGACCGCCACTGGCGCAATGCCCGCACCCATACGCTGCACGATCCCGTGCGCTGGAAATACCACGTCGTCGGCAACTACCATCTGAACGGCGTGACGCCGCCGAAGAACGGCGCGCTCTAAAATTCGATCCCTCGAACAAAAACCCCACCGCCGTCGCCGGCGGTGGGGTTTTGCTTCCTGGCGGGAGTGGTCGCCTCAGCTATAGAGGCTGACCTCCGGTATCTTATCGTTCAGCACGAACTCGCCGACTTCCCTTGCCTTGTAAAAGACCGGGTCGTGCAGCGTGTGGGTGCGGACATTGCGCCAGAACCGGTCGAAGCGGTATTTGTCCGCCGTCGAGCGAGCACCTGTGAGTTCGAAGACGCGTGAGGTGATGTCGAGCGAGACATGGGTGGCGTGAACCTTGGCGGCATAGGCTTCGGCCGCCGCGTCGCCCCGCTCGCGTGCAGTCACCTTCGGGCCCTTGGCAAGGCCCGCCTGCACCGCAGCGGCTGCGCTGTCGGCAAGGGTTGCCGAGGCCTTCAGCGCCGCGGTGAATTCGCCGACCCGTTCGAGGATATAAGGATCGTCGGCCGCCCGCTCTACGCCTGAGGTGATCCACGGCCGGGTGGTGGTGCGGACATAATCCAGTGCCGCCTGGAGCGCGCCTTCGGCGGTGCCGAGATAGAAGTTGACGAAGACCAGCTGGATGAACGGCGTGTTGAAGGTTGAAAGCACCGGTGCGACGGCATCGGGCGCGGCCGGCGCGCCGACGAAATCCTCCTCATAGACGGGGAAGTCGTGGAATTCGACGCTGCCGCTGTCCGACAGGCGCTGGCCGATATTGTCCCAATCGTCATTGGCGACGTAGCCCGGGCGATTGGTCGGCACGGCAAAGCCGGCGATCTTGTCGTCGAGCGCCGCATTGGCGTTGATGTAGTCGGAGACACGCGCTGCCGTCGAGAAGGACTTGCGCCCGTTCAGCACATAACCGTTGCCGCGGCGGGTGAGCACCAGCCCGGGATCGCGCGGATTGACGGCGGCACCCCAGTAGAGATTCTTCGCCACCGTTTCGCTGCCCAGCGCGTAGGCGCGCGCGGGGTCGAGCGCCCAGTAGATGTATTGACTGTTGACATAGTGGTAGCCGAGCAGCTGACCGATCGAGCTCTCGCCGCGAGCGAGAATGCGCACCAGTCTCAGCCCGTCGACCCAATCGAGGCCGCCGCCGCCGATCTCGGCGGGATGCAGCGCGTTGAGCAGGCCGGCATTTTTCAGCTTTACGATCTCGGCAAGCGGCGGGCGGCCCTCGCGGTCGAGGTCTGCGGCGCGGCGGGAAAGATCGGCCGAGATCTCCTCGGCGCGCGCAAAGAGGTCTTCTCGCGTCGGGTTGCGGCTCACCGCGAAGACGATATTGGATTGGCTCATGGCGGAACTCCAATTCTTTAAAAAGATGATCCGGCGGGAGGCCTACGCTTCCGCCGGAAGGATCGAGCTGAAATCTCAGAACAGCTTGTCCGGGATCCAGCTTGCGGTTGCCGCATCGCTCGTGCTGAAGGCCGGGATCTTGGCCGCCAGGTCCTCGATCGTCTTGACGCCGGCCGCGCGCAGGCTTTCCTGCGTCAGAAGCGTCGGCTTCACGGTAATCTGATGGGGAACCGTCTGCCCGGCGATTTCGAGCGCTGCGGCGCGGATGGAAACAGCGCCGACGACGGCCGGATTGGTTGCCACGGTCGCGACCCACGGACTGCCTTCCTCGGTAATTTCCTGGATATCGGCTGTGGAAACGTCGGCCGAATAGATCTTGAGTTTCTTGGCGATGCCGAGATCGTTGGCGGCGAGCTTCACGCCGCGGGCAAATTCGTCATAGGGAGCGAAGACGACCGTTATATCGGGATTGGCGGTCAGCGCGGCCTTCGCTTGATCGGCGGTCGAGGTTGCCGTCGTGTCGCTGACATTGCCGAAACGGGCCTTTTCCACAACACCCTTATTCTCCGACTTGAACTTGTCCCAGACTTCGTTGCGGCGGTCGAGCGGTGCAAAGCCGGCGACATAGACGTATCCCGCTTTAAACTCCTTGCCGTTGTCCTTCACCACCTGGTCGAGGGCCAGCGAAGCAAGCTCATGGTCGCTTTGCTCGACTTGCGGAATCTTCGGGTTGTTGAGATTGACGTCGAAGGCCACGACCTTGATGCCCTTGTCGAGTGCCTGCTGGACCACGTCGCCAAGCGATTCCGGTAGGCCGTGGTCGATGACGATGCCGGAAACGCCGAGATTGATCGCCTGAAGGATCTGCTCGCGCTGTTCGGCGGCATCCTGCCGGCCGGGGAATACACGCAGGTCGATATCCAGCGCCTTTGCCTGGGTTTCCGCACCTGCCTGGTAGGCCTGGAAGAAATCGCCGGCCGAGATATAGCTGATCAGAGCCACCTTGACACCGCCCTTGTCGAAGGGGGCCGGAGCGCCCGACAGACCGTCGGCTTTTGCGCCCTGAATGAAGATAAACGGAATGACGGCGGCGGAGAGGGCGAGCCGTGCGAGGGATTTCATCGTCGCGTTCCTTCTAACAATCGGAGGCGTCGTCTGACAGGTTCAGCCCTCGCGACGCGTCGATTTATTAGATATAATCTCTATGTTTTTAGTAGATTAAATGATCCGATTTTACGGGTCGCGGGAGATTCTTTGTTTCCCGGGCGCTGCTCGCTGAGGAATTGCGTGCCTGGAATTTGCCCCTTCGAACGAGGCACACTTCGGGTACGAATGCAGTCCCGGACCTTGCCGATGCCGCTCCTTCACGTTGACAATATGACCCGCAGCTTTGGGTCGACGCAGGCGCTTGCCGGCGCTCATCTTTCGATAGAGCGCGGCGAGATCGTGGCGCTGATGGGCGCGAATGGCGCGGGCAAATCGACGCTGGTGAAGATCCTGTCGGGCGTGCTGCCTGCCGATGGCGGCACGATCCATCTCGATGGCCGTCCCTTCTCGCCGCGCAGCCCGGCCGAGGCGGCAAAAGCTGGCGTCGTCACCGTGCACCAATCGACGGATCTCGTCGGCGCGGCCGGTCTGACCGTTGCCGACGCCCTGCTCCTCAACCGCTTCGCCGACCGCGGCACGCCCTTCTTCGTTTCGCGCGGAAGCATCCGCCGCGCCGCACAGGCGTTGCTCGATGCAGCCGGCTTCAGCCTGCCGCTCGATCGTGATTTCGGCGAACTCACAAGTGCCGACCGTCAGTTGGTGGCGATTGCCCGGGCGCTTGCCAATCGCGCCGATCTTCTCATCCTCGACGAGCCGACGGCGAGCCTTTCCGGAGCGGAAAGCCGCCGCCTGTTCGATGTTCTGCTGAGGCTGCGCGAGCGCGGCTTGGCGATCCTCTACATCTCGCATCGCACGGCCGATCTGGAAGCCATCGCCGACCGGGCGCTCGTCATGCGTGGCGGCCGGGTCGTCGCCACCTTCTCGCGGCCGATCGATTTTTCGAGTGCCATCGAGACGATGATCGGCCGCAGACTGGATGCGGCGCGGCCGGATGCGCGGCCGGCGACCGGACCTGTGATTTTCGAAATGCGCGATATCAGCCTGCTCTCGGCAAGCGCGCCCTTCGATCTGTCGCTGCATGAGGGCGAGGTGGTCGCGGTAACAGGCGTGCTCGGCGCCGGCAAGAGCCGGCTGCTCCAGGCGATTTTCGGCGTGACGGCGCTTGGCCGTGGCGCAATGTTTCTCGACGGCCGGCCCTACCGGCCGAAAAGCCCGGCCGAAGCGATTGCAGCGGGTGTCGTCATGGCGGCCGAGGACCGGCATCGCTCCTCGCTCATGCCGCCGGCATGGCCGGGTCATTCGCTTTCGGCGACGATCAGCCTGCCGCATCTCGGCAAATGGTATCCCGGTGGTTTCCTCGTCGGCGGGCGTGAACGACGCGAGGCCGAACAGGCGATCATCCGTCTTGGCATCAAGGCCGCGGGTCCCCTCGCCTCGATCTGGTCGCTCTCCGGCGGCAACCAGCAGAAGGCGGTGATCGCCCGTTGGGAGGCGGAGCCGAGCCGGCTGCTGCTGCTCGACGAACCCTTCCAGGGCGTCGACGTCGGCGCCCGTCACGACATCATCCGGGCAATCCGCGCCCGCACCGACCGGGCGACGCTGATCGCGACCTCCGACCCAGAGGAGGCCTATGAGGTGGCCGACCGCATCCTCGTTATCGACCGCCACCTGTTGGAACCCGCTGCAGGCGGAATTGCCGCTCCTTCCGCCATTCAGGGAATATCCGCATGACGACGATCGACGACGACACTCTTCCGCAGGCCGGCACGCGGCCAGCTGTATCGCCGCAGACCGACAGCCGCCGCCTTGCTGCCCTCGGAGCGTTCCTGCGGGCAGGCGCGGTGTTCATCCTGCTTGCGGCTCTCGTCGTCGGTTTCACCATCGCCGAGCCCGCCTTCATCAATATCGCCAATCTGATGAGCATCCTGCAGGCGGTCTCGGTCGTCGCCATCCTCGGCGCCGGCGTCACCGTCACGCTGGCTGTCGGCGGTTTCGACCTGTCGATCGGCGCGGTCGCCGCATCGAGCGTGATGGCGGCGAGTTATGCGATGATCGTCTGGCACCTCGATGCCTATGCGACGGTGCCGCTGGTGCTCGCCTTCGGCGCCCTGGTCGGTCTTGCCAACGCCTTCCTGATCGTACGCCTGAAGGTGCCGGATCTGTTGGCGACACTGGCGATGATGTTCCTGCTTTCCGGCCTGCAACTGATCCCGACCGCGGGCCGGTCGATTTCATCAGGCCTGACCTTGCCGGACGGATCGAAGGCGACCGGCGCCTATGACCCGGCCTTCCTGCTGATCGGCCGCTACAGCATTTTCGGTACCCTGCCGGTTGCCGTGGTGCTGATGGCTGCGGTTGCCATTCTCCTCTTCATTCTGACCGAGCGCACCCGCATCGGCCGGCTGCTGTTTGCGACCGGCGGCAACGAGGTCGCCACCCGCCTCGCCGGCGCCTCGACGGTCAGGCTGAAGACGCTTGCCTATGTCCTGTCGGGCACGCTGGCATCGCTCGGCGGCATCGTGATTGCCGCCCGCGTCGGGCGTGGCGACGTCTCCTCCGGTGGCTCGCTGCTGATGGATTCGGTCGCCGCCGCACTGATCGGCTTCGCCGTACTCAACCTGCGGCGCCCGAACGTGCTCGGCACCATCGCCGGCGCGGTCTTCGTCGGCGTGCTCCTGAACGGCCTCACCATGCTGAACGCCCCCTACTACACCCAGGATTTCGTCAAGGGCGCCGTGCTCGTGGGGGCCTTGGCGCTGACCTACGGCCTCGGTCGCAGCAATCCCTAATTTCAAGGAAGAAAGACATGACCCGCGAAATCAGGCTGAACGCCTTCGATATGAATTGCGTCGGACACCAGTCGCCGGGGCTCTGGCGCCATCCGCGAGACAAATCCTGGACCTACAAGGATCTCGATTATTGGGTGCATCTCGCGAAGACGCTGGAGCGCGGCAAGTTCGACGGGCTGTTCATCGCCGACGTGCTTGGCGTCTACGATGTGCTGAACGGCAATGTCGATGCGGCCCTTCGCCATTCGGCGCAGGTACCGGTCAACGATCCGCTGCAGCTCATCCCGACCATGGCCTACGCGACCGAGCATCTCGGCTTCGGCCTGACGGCATCGCTCTCCTTCGAGCATCCCTACACCTTCGCCCGCCGCATCTCGACGCTCGACCACCTGACCAAGGGCCGCGTCGGCTGGAATATTGTCACCTCCTATCTCAACAGCGGCGCGCTCAATATCGGCCAGCCGGCGCAGACGAAACATGACGATCGCTACGATCTTGCCGAGGAATATCTCGAGGTCTGCTACAAGCTCTGGGAGGGCAGCTGGGAGGACGGCGCGGTCGTGCGCGACCGCAAGACCGGCATCTTTACCCATCCCGACAAGGTTCACCCGATCCGCCATGCCGGCAAACATTTCAACGTGCCCGGCATTCATTTGAGCGAACCCTCCCCCCAGCGCACACCGGTGCTCTACCAGGCTGGCGCCTCCAGCCGCGGCAAGGACTTTGCCGGCGCCCATGCCGAATGCATCTTCGTCGCTTCCCCGTCGAAACCCGTGCTGAAGCGTTATGTCGCCAATGTCCGCGAGGTGGCTGAACGTGTCGGCCGCAATCCGCGCGAAATCCTCGCCTTCAACCTGCAGACCGTGGTCCTCGGCGAGACGGATGCGGAGGCGCAGCGCAAGTTTAACGAATACAGGAAATATGCCTCCTTCGAAGGCGCGCTGACGCTGATCTCCGGCTGGACCGGCATCGATTTCGGCCAGTTCGGCCCGGATGAGGTACTGCGGCACCGCCATACCAATGCCGTGCAATCGGCTGTCGAGACCTTCACGACGATTGATCCGACCAAGGAATGGACGGTGCGCGAAATGGCTGACTGGGTCGGCGTCGGCGGTTTCGGTCCTGTCTTTGTCGGCTCGCCGCAGACGGTCGCCGATCTGATGCAGGAATGGATCGAGGACACCGATGTCGACGGCTTCAACCTCGCCTATGCCGTGACGCCGGAAAGTTTCGAGGATGCCGTCGATCTGCTGGTGCCGGAACTGCAAAAGCGCGGCGTCTACAAGAAAGAATATGCCAAGGGCACGTTGCGTGAAAAGCTCGGGGGCGCGGGACCCAGGCTTGCCGCGCCGCATCCGGGCGCCGG is part of the Rhizobium sp. Pop5 genome and harbors:
- a CDS encoding acyl-CoA dehydrogenase family protein, whose translation is MSQSNIVFAVSRNPTREDLFARAEEISADLSRRAADLDREGRPPLAEIVKLKNAGLLNALHPAEIGGGGLDWVDGLRLVRILARGESSIGQLLGYHYVNSQYIYWALDPARAYALGSETVAKNLYWGAAVNPRDPGLVLTRRGNGYVLNGRKSFSTAARVSDYINANAALDDKIAGFAVPTNRPGYVANDDWDNIGQRLSDSGSVEFHDFPVYEEDFVGAPAAPDAVAPVLSTFNTPFIQLVFVNFYLGTAEGALQAALDYVRTTTRPWITSGVERAADDPYILERVGEFTAALKASATLADSAAAAVQAGLAKGPKVTARERGDAAAEAYAAKVHATHVSLDITSRVFELTGARSTADKYRFDRFWRNVRTHTLHDPVFYKAREVGEFVLNDKIPEVSLYS
- a CDS encoding sugar ABC transporter ATP-binding protein, producing the protein MPLLHVDNMTRSFGSTQALAGAHLSIERGEIVALMGANGAGKSTLVKILSGVLPADGGTIHLDGRPFSPRSPAEAAKAGVVTVHQSTDLVGAAGLTVADALLLNRFADRGTPFFVSRGSIRRAAQALLDAAGFSLPLDRDFGELTSADRQLVAIARALANRADLLILDEPTASLSGAESRRLFDVLLRLRERGLAILYISHRTADLEAIADRALVMRGGRVVATFSRPIDFSSAIETMIGRRLDAARPDARPATGPVIFEMRDISLLSASAPFDLSLHEGEVVAVTGVLGAGKSRLLQAIFGVTALGRGAMFLDGRPYRPKSPAEAIAAGVVMAAEDRHRSSLMPPAWPGHSLSATISLPHLGKWYPGGFLVGGRERREAEQAIIRLGIKAAGPLASIWSLSGGNQQKAVIARWEAEPSRLLLLDEPFQGVDVGARHDIIRAIRARTDRATLIATSDPEEAYEVADRILVIDRHLLEPAAGGIAAPSAIQGISA
- a CDS encoding SfnB family sulfur acquisition oxidoreductase, which encodes MNTVLRQADQIRPVAARIGSDEEAIATARRLAEGFAARAAERDADRVLPFAELDLLAQSGLLAVTVPAQYGGLDVSNAVLAEITAILSEADSSIGQIPQNHFYILEALRTDGSEEQQRYFFGRALAGDRFGNALSERGTKTVGHYNTRITRDGPGYRINGRKFYSTGVLFADWITIFALDEEDRLTMAFVPKGTEGVEIVDDWDGFGQRTTGSGTTVLDNVYVSADSVVFHHKGFERPTTIGSVGQIIHAGIDLGIARAAFAETMDFVRTKSRPWMDSGLDRASDDPLTIAKVGQIAIRLEAATALVERAGHKVDAAQVETTEQKVIEATLAVAAAKVLTTEVAIEAANTLFELAGTSSVQVGLNLDRHWRNARTHTLHDPVRWKYHVVGNYHLNGVTPPKNGAL
- a CDS encoding substrate-binding domain-containing protein, producing MKSLARLALSAAVIPFIFIQGAKADGLSGAPAPFDKGGVKVALISYISAGDFFQAYQAGAETQAKALDIDLRVFPGRQDAAEQREQILQAINLGVSGIVIDHGLPESLGDVVQQALDKGIKVVAFDVNLNNPKIPQVEQSDHELASLALDQVVKDNGKEFKAGYVYVAGFAPLDRRNEVWDKFKSENKGVVEKARFGNVSDTTATSTADQAKAALTANPDITVVFAPYDEFARGVKLAANDLGIAKKLKIYSADVSTADIQEITEEGSPWVATVATNPAVVGAVSIRAAALEIAGQTVPHQITVKPTLLTQESLRAAGVKTIEDLAAKIPAFSTSDAATASWIPDKLF
- a CDS encoding substrate-binding domain-containing protein, whose protein sequence is MKGIRQLAEHLDISIGTVSRALNGKPDVNEETRRRVLAAAEELGYVANQSGRSLRQGETKVIGLMIESSQEAVENADNFFLGVTSGLQSVFARHKLDLIMLPCPSDEDPREYLKRMVARRVVDAMIISNTQRIDRRVDLLSRAKIPFVAVGRSLSASSFPWIDLDFEGVAERAVERLVARGHRRIAITTPSSEVNLGYVFVESYRRALERRGIAFDPALVIRVKTSEQGGYQAAHELLLLDERPTAVILIYELMAIGLYRRLMEAGILPGRDLAVIGFRDAPRARFLQPSLSCFRMSLYDLGVALGQLLLANMPAYRDFYPDGGRNIIWPLELVPGESDAFDPRTGEREFEPQRLSFGDRTVEF
- a CDS encoding ABC transporter permease, with protein sequence MTTIDDDTLPQAGTRPAVSPQTDSRRLAALGAFLRAGAVFILLAALVVGFTIAEPAFINIANLMSILQAVSVVAILGAGVTVTLAVGGFDLSIGAVAASSVMAASYAMIVWHLDAYATVPLVLAFGALVGLANAFLIVRLKVPDLLATLAMMFLLSGLQLIPTAGRSISSGLTLPDGSKATGAYDPAFLLIGRYSIFGTLPVAVVLMAAVAILLFILTERTRIGRLLFATGGNEVATRLAGASTVRLKTLAYVLSGTLASLGGIVIAARVGRGDVSSGGSLLMDSVAAALIGFAVLNLRRPNVLGTIAGAVFVGVLLNGLTMLNAPYYTQDFVKGAVLVGALALTYGLGRSNP
- a CDS encoding Gfo/Idh/MocA family protein; this translates as MKFRAILCGCGAMSKGWLRAIASNPLLAESIAIVGLVDLSRETAEKLAAEFGLKDAVIGSDLSDIIAETKADLVFDIVIPSARHNVVSTALKAGCHVLSEKPMAASLAEGAALIDLATETGRIHAVIQNRRFISGVRRLRRFVESGAIGELTGIHCDFFLAPHFGGFRDEMDNVLLLDMAIHTFDAARYVADRKPLAVYCVERNPKGSWYRHGASANAIFEFSDDIVFTYRGSWCAEGERTSWESQWRLVGSKGMLTWDGEETFKAAIAGEEPGLLRGAASVNVPGPERDEETHGHASVIADFIAAIRTGKQPETVNSDNIRSLAMVFGAIESAKSGRRIEISA
- a CDS encoding LLM class flavin-dependent oxidoreductase, which codes for MTRSRQLRLGAFMRPVSLHTGAWRYPGSYPDANFNFAHLKSFAQALERAKFDAFFMADHLAVLNMPVEALRRSHTVTSFEPFTLLSALAAVTERIGLVATASTTFDEPYHIARRFASLDHISGGRAGWNIVTTSNPDAALNFGLDEHIEHGERYHRAREFYDVVTGLWDSFADDAFIRDRESGLFFDPEKMHVLAHKGEELSVRGPLNIARPPQGWPVIVQAGQSDPGRQLAAETAEMVFCSPRDLAAGKALYADIKGRMEAIGRNRDHLKILPAAFVIVGDSIEEARAKRATLDSLVHYDSAIASLSIALGHDASGFDPDAPLPADIPETNASKTGRAQVLKLAAEEKLTVRQLAQRYGGYAGLAFVGTPASIADEMERWLDEEGSDGFNVVFPYLPQGLLDVTERLVPELQRRGLFRSEYDGTTLREHLGLPRPENRFFVSEA